In Staphylococcus lloydii, the following proteins share a genomic window:
- a CDS encoding YfbR-like 5'-deoxynucleotidase — MGVHQYFKRLSDLETLIRLPGKFKYFEHNVAAHSFKVTKIAQYLGTVEEYQGNTVNWKSLYEKALNHDFAEIFTGDIKTPVKYASGELKKLFSQVEEEMVETFISEEIPDHFQNIYRERLQEGKDDSLEGQILSVADKIDLLYETLGEIQKRNPEPLFYEIYEMSLETITQFDHLYSVQDFIDNIVPEMLQEKYIPKSELYDTTMSIINKRNE; from the coding sequence ATGGGTGTACATCAATATTTTAAACGTTTATCCGACTTAGAGACGTTAATTAGACTGCCAGGGAAGTTTAAATACTTTGAACATAATGTAGCGGCGCACTCGTTTAAAGTTACGAAAATTGCGCAATATTTAGGTACTGTTGAAGAGTACCAAGGTAATACAGTAAATTGGAAGAGTTTATATGAAAAAGCACTAAACCATGACTTTGCTGAAATATTTACCGGGGATATCAAAACACCTGTGAAATATGCGAGTGGTGAATTAAAAAAATTATTCTCGCAAGTTGAAGAAGAAATGGTCGAAACGTTTATTAGTGAAGAAATACCAGACCATTTTCAAAATATTTATCGTGAAAGACTACAAGAAGGTAAAGATGACTCGTTAGAGGGTCAAATCCTATCAGTAGCAGATAAGATTGATTTATTATATGAAACATTAGGTGAAATACAGAAACGAAATCCAGAGCCGTTGTTTTATGAAATTTATGAAATGTCTCTAGAAACGATTACACAATTTGACCACCTTTATTCAGTTCAAGATTTTATAGACAATATCGTTCCAGAAATGTTGCAAGAAAAATATATTCCAAAGTCAGAATTATATGATACAACGATGAGTATTATCAATAAAAGAAATGAGTGA
- a CDS encoding CsbA family protein: protein MIWYILAAFFPCVLVILFSVLTRSKWVGTILTLVLIGVSVQKGFFHDEWIIFIDVVSILAGYIIIDNLQFHKKDDDYD, encoded by the coding sequence ATGATATGGTACATACTCGCTGCATTTTTCCCTTGTGTATTAGTCATTTTATTTAGCGTATTGACTAGAAGTAAATGGGTCGGAACAATTTTAACGTTAGTGTTAATAGGTGTATCCGTTCAAAAGGGATTCTTTCACGATGAATGGATCATTTTTATCGATGTAGTATCCATTTTGGCAGGGTATATCATTATAGATAATTTACAGTTTCATAAAAAAGATGACGATTATGATTAA
- the hpf gene encoding ribosome hibernation-promoting factor, HPF/YfiA family yields MIRFEIHGENLTITDAIRNYIEDKIGKLERYFNDVPDATAHVKVKTYTNSTTKIEVTIPLKNVTLRAEERNDDLYAGIDLINSKLERQVRKYKTRVNRKHRDRGEPDVFAEITEPNNNDVKEDNAEDTDFEIIRSKQFSLKPMDSEEAVLQMDLLGHDFFIFTDRETDGTSIVYKRKDGKYGLIETSE; encoded by the coding sequence ATGATCAGATTTGAAATTCACGGAGAGAACCTCACTATTACTGATGCTATTCGTAACTATATTGAGGATAAGATTGGTAAATTAGAACGTTATTTTAACGATGTGCCAGATGCAACTGCACACGTCAAAGTGAAGACGTATACTAATTCAACTACTAAAATTGAAGTTACTATACCACTTAAAAATGTGACGTTAAGAGCAGAAGAACGAAATGATGATTTATACGCAGGTATCGATTTGATTAACAGTAAATTGGAACGACAAGTTAGAAAATATAAAACACGTGTTAATCGTAAGCATAGAGATCGCGGTGAACCTGACGTATTTGCTGAAATTACAGAACCAAATAATAATGACGTTAAAGAAGACAACGCTGAAGATACAGATTTTGAAATTATACGTTCTAAACAATTCAGCTTAAAACCAATGGATTCTGAAGAAGCCGTATTACAGATGGATTTATTAGGACATGATTTCTTTATTTTTACAGATCGCGAAACAGATGGTACAAGTATTGTTTACAAACGTAAAGATGGTAAGTATGGATTAATCGAAACATCTGAATAA
- the secA gene encoding preprotein translocase subunit SecA: protein MGFLSKIADGNNKEIKRLGKLADKVLSLEEDIAILTDEEIRNKTAEFQEKLQAEEDIKKQEKILEDILPEAFALVREGSKRVFNMIPYRVQVMGGIAIHKGDIAEMRTGEGKTLTATMPTYLNALGGRGVHVITVNEYLASSQSEEMAELYNFLGLSVGLNLNSKSTEEKRAAYADDITYSTNNELGFDYLRDNMVNYAEERVMRPLNFAIIDEVDSILIDEARTPLIISGEAEKSTSLYTQANVFAKMLKNEDDYNYDEKTKAVQLTEQGIDKAERMFKIDNLYDVKNVEIISHINTALRAHVTLQRDVDYMINDGEILIVDQFTGRTMPGRRFSEGLHQAIEAKEGVKIQNESKTMASITFQNFFRMYNKLSGMTGTAKTEEEEFRNIYNMTVTQIPTNKPVQRKDKPDLIYISQKGKFDAVVEDVIEKHKEGQPVLLGTVAVETSEYISNLLKKRGIRHDVLNAKNHEREADIVANAGQRGAVTIATNMAGRGTDIKLGDGVEELGGLAVIGTERHESRRIDDQLRGRSGRQGDRGDSRFYLSLQDELMVRFGSERLQKMMDRLGMDDSTPIESKMVSRAVESAQKRVEGNNFDARKRILEYDDVLRKQREIIYSERNSIIDSENSSELVNSMLQSTLERSVAHYINDDEEEPDYEPFVNYVDDVFLNENELNVSEIKGKDSEDIYQLVWEKIEKALAQQKEEIGEQFDEFERMILLRSIDTHWTDHIDTMDQLREGIHLRSYGQQNPLRDYQNEGHQLFDTMMQQIEEDVSKYILKSVVTVEDDIERDKSTDFGKAEHVSAEDGKEKAKAQPYVKDEHIGRNDPCPCGSGKKYKNCHGA, encoded by the coding sequence ATGGGTTTTTTATCAAAGATTGCTGATGGCAATAATAAAGAAATAAAACGCCTTGGTAAATTAGCAGACAAAGTGCTCTCATTAGAAGAGGATATTGCAATACTAACTGATGAAGAGATTCGAAATAAAACTGCAGAATTTCAAGAGAAACTGCAAGCAGAAGAGGATATTAAAAAACAAGAAAAAATATTGGAAGATATTTTACCGGAAGCCTTTGCTTTAGTGCGCGAAGGGTCTAAACGTGTGTTCAACATGATTCCTTATCGTGTCCAAGTAATGGGTGGTATAGCTATCCATAAAGGTGACATTGCAGAAATGCGTACTGGTGAAGGTAAGACGTTAACGGCTACTATGCCGACTTATTTAAATGCCTTAGGTGGACGAGGCGTCCACGTCATTACGGTCAACGAATATTTAGCTAGTTCACAAAGTGAAGAGATGGCTGAACTATACAACTTTTTAGGTTTATCTGTAGGCCTAAATTTAAACAGTAAATCAACTGAAGAGAAACGCGCAGCATATGCTGATGATATAACATACAGCACGAACAACGAATTAGGTTTCGATTACTTGCGCGATAACATGGTGAACTATGCCGAAGAACGCGTAATGCGCCCGTTGAACTTTGCAATTATTGACGAAGTTGACTCAATTTTAATTGATGAGGCCCGCACGCCATTGATTATTTCAGGAGAAGCTGAAAAATCTACTTCTTTATATACTCAAGCAAATGTTTTTGCCAAAATGTTAAAAAATGAAGATGACTATAACTATGATGAAAAAACGAAAGCTGTTCAGTTAACTGAACAAGGTATTGATAAAGCAGAACGTATGTTTAAAATCGATAATTTATATGACGTAAAAAACGTTGAAATCATTAGTCATATCAACACAGCACTACGTGCACACGTAACTTTACAACGTGACGTAGACTATATGATTAATGATGGCGAAATTTTAATTGTAGACCAATTTACGGGTCGTACAATGCCAGGCCGTCGTTTCTCTGAAGGTTTACACCAAGCAATTGAAGCTAAAGAGGGCGTAAAAATTCAAAACGAATCTAAAACAATGGCTTCTATAACATTCCAAAACTTCTTTAGAATGTACAACAAACTGTCTGGTATGACTGGTACAGCTAAAACTGAAGAAGAAGAATTTAGAAACATTTATAATATGACGGTTACACAAATACCTACAAACAAACCGGTACAACGTAAAGATAAGCCAGACTTAATTTACATTAGTCAAAAAGGCAAATTTGATGCGGTAGTCGAAGATGTTATTGAAAAACATAAAGAAGGTCAACCTGTCCTTTTAGGTACAGTAGCTGTTGAAACAAGTGAATATATTTCAAATTTACTTAAAAAACGTGGTATCCGTCACGATGTATTAAATGCTAAAAACCATGAACGCGAAGCGGACATCGTTGCAAACGCTGGTCAACGTGGTGCGGTTACAATCGCGACAAACATGGCCGGCCGTGGTACAGACATCAAACTTGGCGATGGCGTAGAAGAATTAGGTGGCTTAGCAGTTATTGGTACTGAACGTCACGAATCGAGACGTATTGATGACCAACTAAGAGGACGTTCAGGTCGTCAAGGTGACCGCGGGGACAGCCGTTTTTACTTATCATTACAAGACGAATTAATGGTACGCTTTGGTTCTGAAAGATTACAAAAAATGATGGACCGTCTAGGTATGGACGATTCAACACCGATAGAATCTAAAATGGTATCTCGTGCTGTCGAATCTGCACAGAAACGTGTTGAAGGTAATAACTTTGATGCACGTAAACGTATTCTTGAATATGATGATGTATTACGTAAACAACGTGAAATCATATACAGTGAACGTAACAGTATTATCGATAGCGAAAATAGTAGTGAACTTGTAAATTCAATGCTTCAATCGACATTAGAACGTAGCGTTGCACACTATATAAATGATGACGAAGAAGAACCAGACTACGAACCGTTCGTAAATTACGTCGACGATGTATTTTTAAATGAAAATGAATTAAACGTATCTGAAATAAAAGGTAAAGATAGCGAAGACATCTATCAACTTGTATGGGAAAAAATCGAAAAGGCGTTGGCTCAACAAAAAGAAGAAATTGGTGAGCAATTTGATGAATTTGAACGTATGATTTTATTACGTTCTATCGATACACATTGGACTGACCATATTGATACAATGGATCAACTTAGAGAAGGTATTCACTTACGTTCTTATGGTCAACAAAATCCATTACGTGACTATCAAAACGAAGGTCATCAACTATTTGATACAATGATGCAACAAATTGAAGAAGATGTTAGTAAATATATCTTGAAATCTGTCGTTACGGTAGAAGATGACATAGAAAGAGATAAATCTACTGATTTTGGTAAAGCCGAACATGTCTCAGCAGAAGATGGCAAAGAAAAAGCCAAAGCACAACCTTACGTTAAAGACGAACATATTGGCAGAAATGATCCATGCCCTTGCGGTAGCGGTAAAAAATACAAAAACTGTCATGGCGCATAA
- the uvrB gene encoding excinuclease ABC subunit UvrB — protein MEHYPFKLASDFKPEGDQPQAIQKIVDGINEGKRHQTLLGATGTGKTFTMSNVIKEVGKPTLIIAHNKTLAGQLYSEFKEFFPENRVEYFVSYYDYYQPEAYVPSTDTFIEKDASINDEIDQLRHSATSALFERDDVIIIASVSCIYGLGNPDEYRDLVVSVRVGMEMDRSELLRQLVDVQYTRNDIDFRRGTFRVRGDVVEIFPASREEMCIRVEFFGDEIDRIREVNYLTGEVIREREHFAIFPASHFVTREEKMKSAIQRIEDELAERLEELRSENKLLEAQRLEQRTNYDLEMMREMGFCSGIENYSVHLTLRPLGSTPYTLLDYFGDDWLIMVDESHVTLPQVRGMYNGDRARKQVLVDHGFRLPSALDNRPLKFEEFEEKTNQLVYVSATPGPYELEHTDEMVEQIIRPTGLLDPKIEVRPTENQIDDLLGEIQERIDKNERVLVTTLTKKMSEDLTTYMKEAGIKVNYLHSEIKTLERIEIIRDLRMGTYDVVVGINLLREGIDIPEVSLVVILDADKEGFLRSERSLVQTIGRAARNSEGEVIMYGDKITDSMRFAIDETERRREIQTAYNEKYGITPTTINKKIHDVISATVESDDTNEQQQKELPKKMTKKEREKTIQNIEKEMKQAAKDLDFEKATELRDMLFELKAEG, from the coding sequence ATGGAACATTACCCATTTAAATTAGCTTCTGATTTTAAACCTGAAGGCGATCAACCTCAAGCTATACAAAAAATTGTCGATGGCATCAATGAAGGCAAAAGACATCAAACATTGCTAGGTGCTACAGGTACTGGTAAAACGTTTACGATGAGTAACGTTATTAAAGAGGTTGGTAAACCAACACTCATTATCGCTCACAACAAAACATTGGCTGGTCAATTGTACAGTGAGTTTAAAGAATTTTTCCCTGAAAACAGAGTGGAATACTTTGTTAGTTATTATGATTATTATCAACCTGAAGCTTATGTGCCTTCTACAGATACTTTTATTGAAAAGGATGCATCTATTAACGATGAAATAGATCAATTACGACACTCAGCAACAAGTGCTCTGTTTGAACGCGATGACGTTATCATTATTGCTAGTGTAAGTTGTATTTATGGTTTAGGTAATCCAGATGAATATCGAGATTTAGTCGTTAGTGTAAGAGTTGGTATGGAAATGGATAGAAGTGAATTGTTACGTCAATTAGTAGATGTGCAATATACGCGTAATGATATTGATTTCCGCCGTGGTACATTTAGAGTACGTGGCGATGTCGTTGAAATTTTCCCGGCGTCTCGTGAAGAAATGTGTATCCGAGTTGAATTTTTCGGTGATGAAATAGATAGAATTAGAGAAGTGAATTACTTAACTGGAGAAGTCATACGCGAACGCGAACACTTTGCTATTTTCCCAGCATCTCACTTCGTAACCCGTGAAGAAAAAATGAAATCAGCTATCCAACGTATAGAAGATGAATTGGCTGAACGCTTAGAAGAATTAAGATCTGAAAATAAATTATTAGAAGCTCAAAGACTTGAACAACGTACAAACTATGATTTAGAGATGATGCGTGAGATGGGCTTCTGTTCTGGTATTGAAAACTATTCAGTCCATCTAACTTTAAGACCATTAGGTTCAACACCATATACATTATTAGATTACTTTGGTGATGATTGGCTTATCATGGTCGATGAATCACATGTTACATTGCCACAGGTACGAGGGATGTATAACGGAGATAGAGCACGTAAACAAGTGCTCGTCGATCATGGCTTTAGACTACCTAGTGCCTTAGACAATAGACCGTTAAAATTTGAAGAGTTTGAAGAAAAAACAAATCAACTGGTATATGTGTCTGCAACGCCTGGTCCTTATGAATTAGAACATACAGACGAAATGGTAGAACAAATTATTCGTCCAACTGGATTGCTAGACCCTAAAATTGAAGTACGTCCTACTGAAAATCAAATCGATGACTTATTGGGTGAAATTCAGGAACGTATCGACAAAAATGAACGTGTCCTCGTTACCACTTTAACGAAAAAAATGAGTGAAGATTTGACAACTTATATGAAAGAAGCAGGTATTAAAGTCAATTATCTTCATTCCGAAATTAAAACATTAGAGCGTATTGAAATTATAAGAGATTTACGTATGGGAACTTATGATGTCGTTGTCGGAATTAACTTGTTAAGAGAGGGTATAGATATTCCAGAAGTTTCATTAGTGGTTATTTTAGATGCTGATAAAGAAGGCTTTTTACGTTCAGAACGCTCATTAGTACAAACTATTGGTCGTGCAGCACGTAATAGTGAAGGTGAAGTAATTATGTACGGCGATAAAATAACTGACTCTATGCGTTTTGCTATTGATGAGACAGAACGTCGTCGTGAAATACAAACAGCATATAACGAAAAATATGGTATTACACCAACTACAATTAACAAGAAAATTCACGATGTTATTAGTGCCACTGTTGAAAGTGATGATACTAATGAACAACAGCAAAAAGAACTTCCTAAGAAAATGACTAAGAAAGAACGCGAAAAAACAATTCAAAATATAGAAAAAGAAATGAAACAGGCAGCAAAAGACTTAGACTTTGAAAAAGCTACTGAACTCAGAGATATGTTATTTGAATTAAAAGCAGAAGGGTGA
- the prfB gene encoding peptide chain release factor 2 (programmed frameshift), translating into MELSEMKRNLDSYEAKLEQLRGSLDLEEKETNIQEYEEMMADPTFWDDQNKAQDIIDKNNALKSVVNDFTALTDELDDMSATHELLLDENDEDMKEALESQINEFNGKIERFELQLLLDGPYDANNAILELHPGAGGTESQDWTSMLLRMYQRYCEQQGYKVETADYQPGDEAGVKSVTIIVKGHNAYGYLKAEKGVHRLVRISPFDSSGRRHTSFASCDVIPEFNNNEIEIEINPDDITVDTFRASGAGGQHINKTESAIRITHHPTGIVVNNQNERSQIKNREAAMKMLKAKLYQLELEEQEKQMAEIRGEQKEIGWGSQIRSYVFHPYSMVKDHRTNEETGKVDAVMDGDIGPFMEAYLRNQMANAEK; encoded by the exons ATGGAATTATCAGAAATGAAAAGAAACTTAGATAGTTACGAAGCTAAATTAGAACAACTTAGGGGGTCTCTT GACTTAGAGGAAAAAGAGACAAATATTCAAGAATACGAAGAAATGATGGCAGACCCTACATTTTGGGATGATCAAAATAAAGCGCAAGATATTATCGATAAAAATAATGCGTTAAAATCTGTTGTTAATGATTTTACTGCTTTAACTGATGAATTAGATGATATGTCAGCTACTCATGAGTTATTATTAGATGAAAACGATGAAGATATGAAAGAAGCTTTAGAAAGCCAAATAAATGAATTTAACGGTAAAATTGAACGCTTTGAATTACAACTATTACTAGATGGACCATATGATGCAAATAATGCGATATTAGAGTTACATCCTGGAGCAGGCGGTACAGAGTCTCAAGATTGGACGAGCATGCTTTTAAGAATGTACCAGCGTTATTGTGAACAACAAGGCTATAAAGTAGAAACTGCTGATTATCAACCGGGTGATGAAGCAGGTGTGAAGAGTGTGACAATCATCGTTAAAGGCCACAATGCCTATGGTTATTTGAAAGCTGAAAAAGGTGTTCATAGATTAGTGCGTATCTCACCATTTGATTCTTCTGGTAGACGTCACACTTCATTTGCTTCTTGTGACGTTATCCCTGAATTTAATAACAACGAGATAGAAATTGAAATCAATCCAGACGACATTACAGTGGATACGTTCAGAGCTTCAGGTGCAGGTGGTCAGCACATAAACAAAACGGAATCTGCAATTCGTATAACCCACCATCCAACTGGTATCGTTGTGAATAACCAAAACGAACGCTCACAAATTAAAAACCGTGAAGCAGCTATGAAAATGTTAAAAGCCAAATTGTATCAATTAGAATTAGAAGAACAAGAAAAACAAATGGCTGAAATTCGCGGTGAACAAAAAGAGATTGGCTGGGGTAGCCAAATTAGATCATATGTTTTCCATCCATATTCAATGGTCAAAGATCATAGAACTAATGAAGAAACCGGTAAGGTTGATGCAGTGATGGACGGAGATATCGGTCCATTCATGGAAGCATATTTACGTAATCAAATGGCAAATGCTGAAAAATAA
- the uvrA gene encoding excinuclease ABC subunit UvrA gives MKEPSIVVKGARAHNLKSVDIEIPKNKLIVMTGLSGSGKSSLAFDTIYAEGQRRYVESLSAYARQFLGQMDKPDVDTIEGLSPAISIDQKTTSKNPRSIVATVTEIYDYIRLLYARVGKAYCPNHHIEIESQTVQQMTDRILNLEERTKIQLLAPVVSHRKGSHEKLIDDIIKKGYVRVRVDGEITDVNEVPELDKNKNHTIEVVVDRLVVKEGIETRLADSIETALRLAEGNLVVDVIGDEELKFSENHACPICGFSIGELEPRMFSFNSPFGACPTCDGLGQKLTVDMDLVVPDKNLTLNEGAIVPWEPTSSDFYPTLLKRVCEVYKINMDKPYKKLTDRQKDIIMHGSQGKEIEFTFKQRNGQTRTRTMEFEGVINNINRRYHDSPSEYVREMMSKYMTELPCETCHGQRLSREALSVYVSGLNIGEVINKSIKEALDYYENIELSNQDRTIANQILKEIISRLKFLFNVGLEYLTLNRSSGTLSGGEAQRIRLATQIGSRLSGVLYVLDEPSIGLHQRDNDRLIETLKEMRDLGNTLIVVEHDDDTMRAADYLVDVGPGAGDHGGEIVASGTPKQVMKSKDSLTGQYLSGKKRIDVPEHRREITDRKISVKGARSNNLKNVDVDFPLSTMTVVTGVSGSGKSSLVNQVLYKSLAKEINKSKVKPGDCDAVEGIDQLERIIDIDQSPIGRTPRSNPATYTGVFDDIRDIFAQTNEAKVRGYSKGRFSFNVKGGRCEACKGDGIIKIEMHFLPDVYVPCEVCDGSRYNRETLEVTYKGKNIADVLRMTAEEATYFFENVPKIHRKLKTLVDVGLGYVTLGQPATTLSGGEAQRVKLASELHKRSTGKSIYILDEPTTGLHVDDIGRLLSVLNTLVENGDTVVIIEHNLDVIKTADHIIDLGPEGGDGGGTIIATGTPEEIAQVDSSYTGQYLKHVLERDSVHN, from the coding sequence ATGAAAGAACCATCTATTGTAGTTAAAGGGGCGCGTGCCCATAATTTAAAAAGTGTAGATATTGAGATTCCTAAAAATAAATTGATTGTCATGACTGGTCTTTCTGGGTCAGGTAAATCCTCACTTGCCTTTGATACGATTTATGCAGAAGGTCAACGACGTTATGTTGAATCTTTAAGTGCGTACGCACGTCAATTTTTAGGCCAAATGGATAAACCAGATGTAGATACGATTGAAGGTTTGTCACCTGCAATATCAATCGATCAAAAGACTACAAGTAAAAACCCTAGATCTATCGTAGCAACAGTAACGGAGATATATGATTATATTCGTTTGTTATACGCACGTGTTGGAAAGGCATATTGCCCTAATCATCATATTGAAATTGAATCACAAACCGTGCAACAAATGACAGATAGAATACTGAATTTAGAAGAACGTACTAAAATTCAATTACTTGCGCCTGTAGTATCACATCGAAAGGGATCACACGAAAAATTAATCGACGATATTATCAAAAAGGGCTATGTTCGTGTTCGTGTCGATGGTGAAATTACAGATGTTAATGAAGTACCTGAGCTCGATAAAAACAAAAATCATACAATTGAAGTCGTTGTTGATAGACTGGTTGTTAAAGAAGGTATTGAAACTCGTTTAGCGGACTCTATAGAAACTGCTTTACGTTTAGCAGAAGGGAATCTCGTTGTCGATGTTATCGGTGACGAAGAATTAAAATTCTCGGAAAACCATGCATGTCCAATTTGTGGTTTTTCAATTGGTGAGTTAGAACCAAGAATGTTTAGTTTTAATAGTCCATTCGGTGCGTGTCCAACGTGTGATGGTCTAGGTCAAAAACTGACTGTTGATATGGATTTAGTTGTGCCTGATAAGAATTTAACGCTTAATGAAGGTGCTATCGTCCCATGGGAACCAACAAGTTCAGATTTTTATCCAACGCTATTAAAACGTGTATGTGAAGTATATAAAATAAATATGGATAAACCATACAAAAAATTAACTGACAGACAAAAAGATATTATAATGCATGGCTCACAAGGCAAAGAAATAGAATTTACTTTTAAACAGCGTAACGGTCAAACTAGAACACGTACGATGGAATTTGAAGGTGTCATTAATAATATCAATCGACGTTATCATGATTCTCCTTCTGAATATGTTCGTGAAATGATGAGTAAATATATGACAGAATTACCTTGTGAAACTTGTCATGGACAACGTTTAAGTAGAGAGGCATTATCTGTTTATGTATCAGGCCTTAATATTGGAGAAGTCATTAATAAATCTATTAAAGAAGCACTTGATTACTATGAAAACATTGAGTTATCTAATCAAGATAGAACGATCGCAAATCAAATATTAAAAGAAATTATTTCACGTTTGAAATTTTTATTTAATGTAGGTTTAGAATATCTAACGTTAAATCGTTCATCTGGCACACTATCAGGTGGGGAAGCGCAGCGTATTAGATTAGCCACACAAATAGGATCAAGATTATCTGGTGTACTTTATGTTTTAGATGAGCCTTCTATCGGCTTACATCAACGCGATAATGATCGTCTAATCGAAACGTTAAAAGAAATGAGAGATTTAGGTAATACACTAATAGTAGTTGAACATGATGACGACACGATGCGTGCTGCGGACTATTTAGTCGATGTTGGTCCTGGCGCTGGCGACCACGGTGGCGAAATAGTTGCTAGTGGTACGCCAAAACAAGTTATGAAGAGTAAAGATTCGTTGACAGGCCAATATTTAAGTGGCAAAAAGCGTATTGATGTACCTGAACACAGACGAGAAATTACAGATAGAAAAATAAGCGTTAAAGGCGCTCGTAGCAATAACTTGAAAAATGTCGATGTTGATTTTCCATTATCAACGATGACCGTTGTAACAGGCGTTTCTGGTTCTGGTAAAAGTTCTCTTGTAAACCAAGTGTTATATAAATCCTTAGCAAAAGAAATAAATAAATCTAAAGTGAAGCCCGGAGATTGTGATGCGGTCGAAGGTATTGACCAATTGGAACGTATCATCGATATTGATCAATCACCAATAGGGCGTACACCACGTTCAAACCCTGCCACTTATACAGGTGTTTTTGACGATATTCGAGACATATTCGCGCAAACTAATGAAGCGAAAGTACGTGGTTATTCCAAAGGTAGATTTAGTTTCAATGTGAAAGGTGGACGTTGTGAAGCATGTAAAGGTGATGGCATTATTAAAATTGAAATGCACTTCTTACCCGATGTCTATGTGCCTTGTGAAGTATGTGATGGTTCACGTTACAATCGTGAGACGCTTGAAGTGACGTATAAAGGTAAAAATATTGCAGATGTGCTTAGAATGACTGCTGAAGAAGCAACATACTTTTTCGAAAACGTGCCGAAAATACATCGCAAATTAAAAACGTTAGTCGATGTTGGGCTAGGTTACGTGACATTAGGCCAACCTGCCACTACTTTATCTGGCGGGGAAGCGCAACGTGTTAAATTAGCATCCGAATTACACAAACGTTCAACTGGTAAATCTATTTATATTTTAGATGAACCAACAACGGGACTACATGTTGATGATATTGGTCGATTGTTAAGCGTCCTAAATACTTTGGTTGAAAATGGAGATACGGTCGTTATTATCGAACATAATTTAGATGTTATTAAAACGGCAGATCACATTATTGATTTAGGTCCTGAAGGTGGCGACGGTGGTGGTACGATTATTGCTACTGGTACGCCTGAAGAAATTGCACAAGTTGATTCTAGTTATACGGGACAATATTTAAAACACGTCTTAGAACGTGATAGTGTTCATAATTAA
- a CDS encoding CHAP domain-containing protein: MKKTITSSVFSLSLIGLIDHTASASQNHQVAEGETQLSTLAEKYASTTSDIIKLNGLAESTSHVAIGTTILLPDQDIVEVKTGDTLYKISEKYNVSLAEIYKLNPNVSEVLQVGQLIAITEKGSAHLSPYNLPYNRNLSTSAPSSPPTMTLSPINTTDSSEQYVNSYQTQYTKNDHVNTHPYQYEVSQSNEYQQPSYNKENNDLAGDNNYYDWGQCTYYAFDRRQQLGKSISSLWGNANNWASAAQNQGFKVNNKPEVGAVFQTTAGPLGHVGVVEKTNKDGSIVVSEMNWQGFGQKSYRTIKNTAAYQYIH, encoded by the coding sequence ATGAAAAAAACGATCACGAGTTCTGTTTTTTCTTTATCATTAATTGGTTTAATAGATCATACAGCTTCGGCCAGTCAGAATCACCAAGTTGCTGAAGGAGAAACACAACTGAGTACATTAGCAGAAAAATACGCTTCAACAACGTCAGACATTATTAAATTGAATGGTCTCGCAGAAAGTACATCACATGTTGCAATAGGTACTACTATCTTATTACCTGACCAAGATATTGTAGAGGTGAAAACGGGGGACACCTTATATAAAATCAGTGAAAAATATAACGTTTCCTTAGCAGAAATTTATAAGTTAAACCCTAACGTATCTGAAGTGCTGCAAGTAGGACAACTTATTGCAATTACGGAAAAAGGTTCCGCACACTTATCGCCATATAATTTGCCATATAATCGTAATTTAAGTACTTCCGCGCCATCATCTCCACCTACTATGACTTTGTCTCCAATTAACACGACTGATTCTAGTGAGCAATATGTAAATTCATATCAAACACAATATACAAAAAACGACCATGTAAATACACATCCTTATCAATATGAGGTAAGTCAATCTAACGAATATCAACAGCCATCGTACAATAAGGAAAATAATGATTTGGCAGGAGATAATAATTATTACGATTGGGGCCAATGTACATATTATGCATTTGACCGTCGTCAACAATTAGGTAAATCAATTAGTTCGTTATGGGGTAATGCTAATAATTGGGCTTCAGCAGCGCAAAATCAAGGATTTAAAGTAAATAATAAACCTGAGGTAGGTGCAGTTTTTCAAACAACTGCTGGACCGCTTGGTCATGTAGGTGTAGTTGAAAAAACGAATAAAGATGGTTCTATTGTCGTTTCTGAAATGAATTGGCAAGGTTTCGGACAAAAATCATACCGTACAATTAAAAATACTGCAGCTTATCAATATATTCATTAA